A DNA window from Sediminitomix flava contains the following coding sequences:
- a CDS encoding Y-family DNA polymerase: MSTMSLLDKWKNQLPKRCFAIVDCNSFYASCEQVFRPDLEDKPVVVLSNNDGCVIARNKQAKELNIGMGIPFFKIRHIIQQNKVTVFSSNYKLYASLSKRVMRVLSRFSPEMEVYSIDEAFLDLTGIEDVEAYAQEIKETVLREVGIPVSIGLASSKTLAKLANHIAKKDERKDGVCLLNPELQDEYASMPVQEIWGIGGKTAQKLETAGVRTVGSFMKLPMDWVRKEFKVNGLRTYQELYGISCIRMEHESSPKKGICTTRTFSKKINNYEGVKEALTAFTANVCYKLRKQKSCASHFTVFLQTDSFREQNPYYGSVSGSLDIPTNDTVVATKMVISLLDRIFYEKHNYRKAGVYVEGIVPEGQRQLSLHQEFPEEQVHQQRKLMDAMDVVNQKYGKGSLYLAAQGIKPAFKMKQAKLSPCYTTDWNELMTV; this comes from the coding sequence ATGTCTACAATGAGCCTTCTAGATAAATGGAAAAATCAGTTACCCAAACGTTGTTTCGCTATTGTCGACTGCAATAGCTTCTATGCTTCGTGTGAGCAAGTATTTCGTCCAGATCTTGAAGATAAGCCCGTAGTTGTCTTGTCAAACAATGATGGTTGTGTCATTGCACGGAACAAACAGGCAAAAGAGTTGAACATAGGAATGGGGATTCCATTTTTTAAAATTAGGCATATCATCCAACAAAATAAGGTTACTGTATTCTCATCTAATTATAAGCTCTACGCTAGTTTATCTAAACGAGTAATGCGTGTACTTTCTCGTTTTAGTCCAGAAATGGAAGTCTATTCGATAGATGAAGCATTTCTTGATCTCACAGGAATTGAAGATGTAGAAGCTTATGCACAAGAGATAAAAGAAACAGTGTTAAGAGAAGTTGGTATCCCCGTATCGATTGGTTTAGCTTCTTCTAAAACACTTGCAAAATTAGCAAACCATATAGCCAAAAAAGATGAGCGTAAAGATGGTGTCTGTTTATTAAACCCTGAATTGCAAGATGAATATGCCTCGATGCCCGTCCAGGAGATATGGGGGATAGGAGGGAAAACTGCACAAAAGTTAGAAACAGCAGGTGTTAGGACTGTTGGTTCTTTTATGAAATTGCCAATGGATTGGGTTCGGAAGGAGTTTAAAGTAAATGGTCTACGAACATATCAAGAGCTTTATGGAATTTCTTGTATCCGAATGGAACATGAGTCTTCACCTAAAAAAGGAATTTGTACGACACGTACTTTCAGTAAAAAAATCAATAATTACGAAGGTGTAAAAGAGGCCTTGACTGCTTTTACGGCTAATGTCTGTTATAAACTCCGCAAGCAAAAAAGCTGTGCGAGTCACTTTACTGTATTTCTGCAGACAGATTCATTTAGAGAACAAAATCCGTATTATGGTTCTGTAAGTGGAAGTTTGGACATTCCAACCAATGATACTGTTGTAGCTACTAAAATGGTCATAAGTTTACTTGATCGTATTTTTTATGAAAAGCATAATTACCGAAAGGCAGGAGTTTATGTAGAAGGTATTGTACCCGAGGGACAACGACAATTGTCTTTACATCAAGAATTTCCTGAAGAGCAAGTTCATCAACAACGAAAGCTGATGGATGCTATGGATGTTGTAAACCAGAAGTATGGAAAAGGAAGTCTGTATTTAGCGGCACAAGGTATAAAACCTGCTTTCAAAATGAAGCAAGCCAAGCTTTCACCTTGCTACACAACAGATTGGAATGAGTTGATGACCGTCTGA